In Clostridium thermosuccinogenes, the genomic stretch ATAAGGACGGGAAAAAGGCTGGGAGTCTGGTCTGCGGAGATCGTTGTCCAATTCAAATCCCTGCCTAAAATTCTGTACTTCAAGGACATGTATATACAGGAGCCAAACCTGCTGGTTATTAGAATACAGCCCAGCGTGGGAGTATTTTTCCAGTTTAACACCAAAGACTTCAGCACACATAATGATATAGTGACGACGAAAATGGACAGCAGCCATATCAGCCTCAACCAGGGCAATACTCCCGAAGCTTATGAACGCCTTTTATACGATATTCTGCGCGGGGATGCCACTCTTTTTTCCAGATGGGATGAGGTGGAAGCATCCTGGATGTTCGCTGACAGAATCATAGAATACAGGGAACAGAAAAAGCTCAACTTTCCCAACTATGAGGCCGGTACTATGGGACCGGTGAAGGCTTTTGAGCTGTTGGCCAGGGATGGACGGCAATGGTGGAATATTTAATTTAAGTATGAACCTCCAAAGCCCGTGGGCATTGAATGCAAATATTAGAAAGGAGCTGGGAAAATGAAGATATTTGATATTTCAATGAAGGTTTCTCATGATATGCCAGTCTATAAAGGGAAAGCTTCAAAAAGGCCGGTATTGAAAGTAGAAAGTGATTTTTCAACGGGGGCGGCATATGAAACCAGGCTGGAGATGAATATGCATACGGGGACGCACATAGACATGCCGCTGCACTTTCTAAAAAATGGCAGGACTATTGACACCCTGGAGCTGGACAAAGTGGTGACCCGGTGCAAGGTTTTTGATTTTAAGGAAGCGGAAGATAGGATAACCCAGGAACATCTGCAGGAAAAAGACATTGAAGATGGAGACTTTATATTGCTGAAAACCAGGAATTCTTATCTAGATATATTGGAAAAGGAATTTATATACCTTGATAAAACTGGTGCCGATTATCTAAAAGGCAAGGGGATAATTGGTGTCGGTATTGACTCTCTTGGGATTGAAAGGTCCCAACCGGAGCATGAGACTCACAAAATTTTGCTGGGAGCTGGTATTATAATTCTGGAGGGTCTTAGACTGAAAGATGTGGATGAGGGTGAATATATTCTTTATGCAGCACCGATAAATGTAGCCGGTGCGGAGGCTGCGCCGGTGAGGGCTGTCCTGATAGTCAATTAACAAACAAACCGTGTCAAAAATGCCCCCCATTCCCATGATCGGGGGTAATTAAATTTTATTGTATCGGGGGATTTGCGATTTTCTTTCTCATATGACAGTATAAGAGTCTCTATCTAACTAATAGAAGCAGAAAGTGGACTTTGATTTTTTGATATCTAACATCCTATCCCTCTGGAGGCAACGGAGGATTTTTCGATAATCATGTTCATCAGTGTCTCAATAATTTCATCCTCTGTTTCTTCCAGGTTGAAGAAAAACTTCAGATACCTTATTTTTTCACTCTTTTGCAGGTCGGATATGTCTACGGGCATCGTTTTGTGTCCACTGCTTAACAGAAAACTTCCCGTGAAGACATAATCATCTTCAGAAATGTGGAGACTGGACATTAAAAGATCGGAAGTTTTCATAAAATCCCTCCTGATTTTTTAATATATAATAATATATACCCTAAAAATACTGTTTAGTAACAAAGAATTCTGAATTTTGGTCAATTGAAAAGGTAATTTCCACTTTGCAAAAGTAAATTCCATGGATGCTGTTATCATTGAGAAAAATAGTAATTCAGCGGGTTTTGGATTAGTTTATTTAGGCAAATTTTTAATGCTTTTCAGTCAATAATAGGTTAAAATATGAGGTAGAGGAACAAGGCCAGCCCTTTTTTGGGTATATCAAACTAGAGGTGTGAAGATTAACTAACTTTTTGCAAGAGTAATTTCCACCCTGTTTGTAAATGCTTATAGAGTTGTGGCTGGTGGTGCCTCTGGTTATTTAATATTTATTTCTTAAGAAGGGATGAATGCAGGGTGACATTATCTGTCGGGATGAGTTCTACATTCATCCTTCTTAATATTTCTTCCCCGTAGAGCAATCCAAAAGCCCAATAAGGGGTTTTATCCCCGAGATTCAGTCGACTGTACGAGTTGATATGGTTCATCATAAGAGTTATGTCCCGCTGAGTAAACTCATCAAGAGAAGTACCCTTTGGGATAATGCGTCTAATCAAAGCATGGTTGTTTTCTGCTGCGCCTTTCTGGTAAGGAGCCAGCGGATTACAGTAGAATACACAGGTTCTGCGTTGCCCATGTGAATCGAATTCAATAGCGGACGGATTCGAGAACTCACTGCCGTTGTCACAAAGTAATACCGGGAACAATTTGCGGAAGGTATCCGGGCCTAGTTCCAGGTAAAGCTGATCAAAGATATCAATGACAGATTGGGAGGTATTAGCATCTCTAATGAATGCGAGCATGAGCTGTGGGACAGTAAAATGCAGTGTCAGCAGGACTTTGCCGCCTATTCTTCCTATTACCGTGTCCATTTCCACTACGGGAAGGTCCGGATGCTCTTGCATAAATTTAAGAAAGTCTTGATAAGTTCGGCCTATTCGGCATTTTTTATCCACTTTGAACTGGTCTTTTCCCTTTTTACGTCTGCCCATACGTACAACTCTTGGCATATCGATATTTTTTGCTGTAAAGATACCCTTGTCCACATAGTTGTAGAGTGTGCGTTCATCGAGCATGATTTCATCAGCATGGTTAATGCATATATGGTGGAGTGACTGGCCTTTAATTAGCAGCGGGCTAATAATGGAATCCAATCTTATCGCTTCTTCTTCAGTGATTTGTAAACCCTGACGGCACTCAGAGCGTACTGTCTCGTATTCTCTTTGTGCATGTGTTGCAGAATAAATCCTCTTCTCTAATGTACAAGACTGTTTGTCTTCACAACCATTACAAACATAGGGCGGCTTCGAAAGCTTGGGACAAATTTCCTGTTGATACTCATGACATAGTGATGAACACATGCGAGACTTGCAAGCGCGACAATAACGGCTACAACGCAAACTGCCGCAAAGATGCTTAACAGGGCAACCAATACGATGTTTACAATCATTGAACACTCTTCCATAACAGCCGGTTTTCCTAAATTGGATATGGTTCTTCACTTCCTTGGATATCGTGGTTGGGTCCTTTCCAAGCTCGCGTGCTATGCTTTTGAATGATTTCCTGCTGATTAACCTTTGATCAATTATATTTCTTTCTTCCTGACTCAAATGTTTAAAGCCACGCATATATGTACCCCCTTCAGAGGCACCACCATATATATCATAGCTTTTTGAGAGACAATATTCCAGCTTTCACAAGAAAATAGGAACAGTGTGATCTTTGCAAAAGTAACTTCCACCTTTCTCATTTCTAGCGATTTGCAAAACTAAATTCCACTGTCTATGAATTTGGGGTGGAAATAACTTTTTCAATTAAACCCTAAAAAATTTTTTAAAATTTCCGAAAGATACTATTGCATTCTTAGAATGTTGATGCTATAATATCAACTGTTGATGCGATGCGGGTTTGTGTAATGGTAGCACAAGTGACTCTGGATCACTCTGTCAGGGTTCGAATCCTTGACCCGCAGCCAAAATCTCTGAACTATCGGTTCAGAGATTTTTTTATACCTTATGGCAAAGCAGTATGGATGATGTGAGTGTTGGCAAAATAAAGACAATTTTAAGGTTTATTTATTGAAAAATAGACTTATAATATATATAATTAATAAATAATAATATGCGAAATGCGGCGATGACAAAGAAAATGGTTTAAGATTTCTTAAAGAGAGCCGATGGCAGGTGGGAATCGGTGAAATATTAAACCTTTCCGCTTTTGGAGCCGCCGATGATGAATCGGAAGGTTGGTACCCTTTACAGTACCGGTGTTGAGGGGCTGGTTCCTGTCAGGGACCGGCAACTTGGGTGGCAACGCGGATTACTTCCGTCCCATGAGTTTTGGGATGGAAGTTTTTGTTTATAGTAAAAAATAAATTTATATAAATGACCAAGGAGGATAAAAACATGCTGGACATTAAATTTGTAAGGGAGAACCCCGAAATCGTAAAGCAAAATATTAGGAACAAGTTCCAGGACAGCAAGCTGGGCTTGGTGGATGAAGTGATCAAGCTGGATGCTGAGCTCAGGGATACGAAGAAGGAAGCTGAAGCTTTAAGGGCAAACAGAAATGCGATTTCCAAAAAAATCGGAGGATTGATGGCCCAAGGTAAAAGGGAAGAGGCAGAAGAGCTGAAAAAGGAAGTTACAGCAAATTCCCAGCGTTTAGCTGAGCTGGAGGCAAAGGAAAATGAACTGGAAAAGAAAGTAAAGGATATCATGATGGTAATACCCAACATTATCGACCCCAGCGTTCCCATCGGCAGGGACGATAGTGAGAATGTTGAAATTCAGCGCTTTGGTGAGCCGGTGGTACCTGATTTTGAAATCCCGTACCACACCGATATCATGGCCAAGTTTAACGGCATTGATCTGGAAAGTGCCAGAAGGGTTTCAGGAAATGGCTTCTACTATCTGATGGGGGATATAGCCAGGCTTCATTCCGCTGTCATTTCCTACGCCAGGGACTTTATGATAAATCGCGGCTTTACATATTGCATCCCGCCCTATATGATCCGCAGCGAAGTTGTGACCGGTGTTATGAGTTTTGCGGAAATGGATGCGATGATGTATAAGGTTGAAGGCGAGGACTTGTATTTGATAGGAACCAGCGAGCATTCCATGATAGGCAAATTTATTGACACAATACTTCCGGAGTCAGCGCTGCCCCAGACATTAACCAGCTATTCCCCATGCTTCAGAAAGGAAAAGGGAGCCCACGGCTTGGAAGAGAGGGGAGTATATCGCATCCACCAGTTTGAAAAGCAGGAAATGATAGTAATATGCAAACCGGAAGACAGCATGATGTGGTTTGACAAGCTGTGGCAGAACACAGTGGA encodes the following:
- a CDS encoding cyclase family protein, with amino-acid sequence MKIFDISMKVSHDMPVYKGKASKRPVLKVESDFSTGAAYETRLEMNMHTGTHIDMPLHFLKNGRTIDTLELDKVVTRCKVFDFKEAEDRITQEHLQEKDIEDGDFILLKTRNSYLDILEKEFIYLDKTGADYLKGKGIIGVGIDSLGIERSQPEHETHKILLGAGIIILEGLRLKDVDEGEYILYAAPINVAGAEAAPVRAVLIVN
- a CDS encoding IS30 family transposase: MRGFKHLSQEERNIIDQRLISRKSFKSIARELGKDPTTISKEVKNHIQFRKTGCYGRVFNDCKHRIGCPVKHLCGSLRCSRYCRACKSRMCSSLCHEYQQEICPKLSKPPYVCNGCEDKQSCTLEKRIYSATHAQREYETVRSECRQGLQITEEEAIRLDSIISPLLIKGQSLHHICINHADEIMLDERTLYNYVDKGIFTAKNIDMPRVVRMGRRKKGKDQFKVDKKCRIGRTYQDFLKFMQEHPDLPVVEMDTVIGRIGGKVLLTLHFTVPQLMLAFIRDANTSQSVIDIFDQLYLELGPDTFRKLFPVLLCDNGSEFSNPSAIEFDSHGQRRTCVFYCNPLAPYQKGAAENNHALIRRIIPKGTSLDEFTQRDITLMMNHINSYSRLNLGDKTPYWAFGLLYGEEILRRMNVELIPTDNVTLHSSLLKK
- the serS gene encoding serine--tRNA ligase; the encoded protein is MLDIKFVRENPEIVKQNIRNKFQDSKLGLVDEVIKLDAELRDTKKEAEALRANRNAISKKIGGLMAQGKREEAEELKKEVTANSQRLAELEAKENELEKKVKDIMMVIPNIIDPSVPIGRDDSENVEIQRFGEPVVPDFEIPYHTDIMAKFNGIDLESARRVSGNGFYYLMGDIARLHSAVISYARDFMINRGFTYCIPPYMIRSEVVTGVMSFAEMDAMMYKVEGEDLYLIGTSEHSMIGKFIDTILPESALPQTLTSYSPCFRKEKGAHGLEERGVYRIHQFEKQEMIVICKPEDSMMWFDKLWQNTVDFFRSLDIPVRTLECCSGDLADLKVKSVDVEAWSPRQKKYFEVGSCSNLGDAQARRLKIRVDGEKGRYFAHTLNNTVVAPPRMLIAFLENNLNADGTVSIPPALQPYMGGMTVIK